Proteins from one Hymenobacter monticola genomic window:
- a CDS encoding Tn3 family transposase, whose amino-acid sequence MATHLRIHMGKERELYEQPPLVPATEQARVFAVPAWADVHLARMLAPANRVGFLLQLGYFQISQRFYVATRYHAADVAFVARQLGVAPAEFAPARYADARYYAHQQLLCEQLGIARFDAAATERLYQEAVRLSSQHLKPSTVFDYLVLFLHEHRLELPTYNTLADLITRALLAFEKRLLHRLQQHLQPGEQRLLDRLLAADDPDAREADADRRYPLTFLKRIRQGLRAGEIRERVTHFASLRQLFEQLQPLWQRLRLSDQAITYYAEYVLRAQAAQLYRRDERRYLYLLSFVVHQYYELGDALVDTLLQTMTSAANQCREQVKETLYQQRTATQQLTSQVTGRGYRHLQALTQIRALVDAPDVPAEQKLQRIDALLQRHQVTAAQLSEDHQQLEQLRQATEQQAGEALFHEALAAASLRLQTKLGTLVKALVVDEATTRADLWRAVQYYQQHDGHLGAQVPLDFLSLTQRAYVLDAQGRLRPSLYKALLFLEMAKAVKSGQLNFTCCYQYRAFEHYLLPAAQWAKQREALLEQAGLSAWRDFAAVQTTLQAQLQAQFTATNAHLSGADNPHAHRTPAGRYRLTTPRLPAEQPRLPAHLFPRHRVVPLREVLTSVARLTQFDTAFGSLPSKHARTPPPLSQLLAALVGLGCNLGLRRLAQVAPQVDEAALQRLASTHFSLDNLRQANELILNFTRQLRLRETFRLSPDVLHSSSDGQKYDLAVDSLGGSASFKYFGNRRGLTAYSYVDETLLVFDSTVFSAADREATHLLEGLLRHAVRPTDVHSTDTHGYTEVIFAVTRMLGIAYEPRIRQLTNQQLYSWEPVAAHRQLGQTLLPDARLDPERIARHWDEVLRLVVTLKLRHSEASRLFGRLNSYARQHPLYRALKELGRLVKTEFLLRYVDQVELRQRIQKQLNKGESAHRLAHAVWHGRNQEFHAATRSEQLVAETCKRLLMNAIICWNYLHLSQHLARLPPEQQAATLATLSPFAVLSYRHLNLHGEYDFSDHPLPAEAPFDMDLIAAWQPPSKPA is encoded by the coding sequence ATGGCCACGCACCTGCGGATTCACATGGGCAAGGAGCGTGAGCTATACGAGCAGCCCCCGCTGGTGCCGGCGACCGAGCAGGCGCGGGTATTTGCCGTGCCGGCATGGGCCGATGTTCACCTGGCCCGGATGCTGGCGCCGGCTAACCGCGTCGGGTTTCTGTTGCAACTGGGCTACTTCCAGATCAGCCAGCGCTTCTACGTGGCCACGCGCTACCACGCGGCCGATGTGGCCTTCGTGGCGCGGCAGTTGGGCGTGGCCCCGGCCGAGTTCGCGCCCGCCCGCTACGCCGATGCCCGGTACTACGCCCATCAGCAGCTCTTGTGCGAGCAGTTGGGTATTGCGCGTTTCGACGCGGCCGCCACGGAGCGTTTGTACCAGGAGGCCGTGCGCCTGAGCAGCCAGCACCTCAAGCCGTCAACTGTCTTCGACTACCTGGTGCTGTTTCTGCACGAGCACCGGCTGGAGCTGCCCACCTACAACACGCTGGCCGACCTCATCACGCGGGCCCTGCTCGCGTTTGAGAAACGGCTGCTCCACCGCTTGCAGCAGCACCTGCAGCCCGGCGAGCAGCGCTTGCTGGACCGGCTGCTGGCCGCCGACGACCCCGACGCCCGCGAGGCGGATGCGGACCGCCGCTACCCGCTCACCTTTCTCAAGCGCATCCGCCAGGGCCTGCGGGCCGGGGAAATCCGCGAACGGGTCACCCATTTCGCCTCCCTGCGGCAGCTCTTTGAGCAGCTGCAGCCGCTCTGGCAGCGGTTGCGCCTCTCCGACCAGGCCATCACCTACTACGCCGAGTACGTGCTGCGGGCCCAAGCCGCGCAACTCTACCGCCGCGATGAGCGGCGCTACCTCTACCTGCTCAGCTTCGTGGTGCACCAGTACTACGAGCTGGGTGATGCCCTGGTCGATACGCTGCTGCAAACCATGACCAGCGCCGCCAATCAGTGCCGCGAGCAGGTCAAGGAGACGCTTTACCAGCAACGCACCGCCACCCAGCAGCTGACCAGCCAGGTCACCGGCCGCGGCTACCGGCACCTGCAAGCCCTGACCCAGATTCGCGCCCTGGTCGACGCGCCCGACGTGCCGGCCGAGCAAAAGCTCCAGCGCATCGACGCGCTGCTGCAGCGCCACCAGGTCACGGCCGCGCAACTCAGCGAAGACCACCAGCAGCTGGAGCAATTGCGCCAGGCCACCGAGCAGCAGGCCGGAGAGGCGCTGTTTCACGAGGCGCTGGCCGCCGCCTCGTTGCGCCTGCAGACTAAGCTCGGGACCCTGGTCAAAGCGCTGGTCGTGGACGAAGCAACCACCCGCGCCGACCTGTGGCGGGCGGTGCAGTACTACCAGCAGCACGACGGGCACCTGGGCGCGCAGGTGCCGCTGGACTTTCTCTCGCTCACGCAACGGGCCTACGTCCTCGATGCGCAGGGCCGGCTGCGCCCATCGCTCTACAAAGCGCTGCTGTTTCTGGAGATGGCCAAGGCCGTCAAGTCTGGCCAGCTCAACTTCACCTGCTGCTACCAGTACCGGGCCTTCGAGCACTACCTGCTGCCGGCCGCGCAGTGGGCCAAGCAGCGCGAAGCCCTGCTGGAACAGGCCGGGCTAAGTGCCTGGCGCGACTTTGCCGCGGTGCAAACCACGCTTCAGGCGCAGCTGCAGGCCCAGTTTACCGCCACGAACGCCCACCTGAGCGGGGCCGACAACCCGCACGCGCACCGCACCCCGGCCGGGCGCTACCGTCTCACCACGCCCCGGTTGCCGGCCGAGCAGCCCCGCCTGCCCGCCCACCTGTTTCCCCGCCACCGGGTGGTGCCCTTGCGCGAGGTGCTCACCAGCGTGGCCCGGCTCACCCAATTTGACACGGCTTTTGGCTCGTTGCCCAGCAAGCACGCCCGCACGCCGCCACCCTTATCGCAGCTGCTGGCCGCTCTGGTCGGACTCGGCTGCAACTTGGGCCTGCGCCGCTTGGCCCAGGTTGCGCCGCAGGTGGACGAAGCGGCCCTGCAGCGCCTGGCCAGCACCCATTTCTCGCTCGACAACCTGCGCCAGGCCAACGAGCTGATTCTAAACTTTACGCGCCAGCTGCGCCTGCGCGAGACCTTTCGGCTCTCGCCCGATGTGCTGCATAGCAGCAGCGACGGGCAGAAATACGACCTGGCCGTGGACTCGCTCGGCGGCAGCGCTTCCTTCAAATACTTCGGCAACCGCCGCGGCCTGACGGCCTACTCCTACGTGGACGAAACGCTGCTTGTCTTCGACTCGACCGTGTTCAGCGCTGCCGACCGCGAGGCCACGCACCTGCTGGAAGGGCTGTTGCGCCACGCCGTGCGGCCCACCGACGTGCACAGCACGGACACGCACGGCTACACGGAAGTCATTTTCGCCGTGACCCGCATGCTGGGCATCGCCTACGAGCCGCGCATCCGCCAGCTCACCAACCAGCAGCTCTACAGCTGGGAGCCCGTGGCCGCCCACCGCCAGCTGGGGCAGACGCTGCTGCCCGACGCGCGCCTCGACCCCGAACGCATCGCCCGGCACTGGGACGAGGTCCTGCGCCTGGTCGTCACCCTGAAGCTGCGTCACAGCGAGGCCTCGCGTCTGTTCGGCCGCCTCAACTCCTACGCCCGCCAGCACCCGCTTTACCGGGCCCTGAAAGAGCTGGGCCGGCTGGTTAAAACCGAGTTTCTGCTGCGCTACGTAGACCAGGTCGAACTGCGCCAGCGCATCCAGAAGCAACTCAACAAGGGCGAAAGCGCCCACCGCCTGGCCCACGCCGTCTGGCACGGGCGCAACCAGGAGTTTCACGCCGCCACCCGCTCCGAGCAGCTGGTGGCCGAGACCTGCAAGCGCCTACTGATGAACGCCATCATCTGCTGGAATTACCTGCACCTCTCCCAGCACCTGGCCCGGCTGCCGCCCGAGCAGCAGGCCGCCACCCTGGCCACGCTCTCGCCCTTCGCCGTGCTCTCCTACCGCCACCTGAACCTGCACGGCGAGTACGACTTCTCCGACCACCCCCTGCCGGCCGAAGCCCCATTTGACATGGACTTGATTGCCGCCTGGCAGCCGCCGAGCAAACCCGCGTAA